The Halomonas sp. KG2 genome contains a region encoding:
- the pyrE gene encoding orotate phosphoribosyltransferase — protein MATTLQPYQRDFIAFAIEQGVLKFGEFTLKSGRVSPYFFNAGLFQTGRALAKLGRFYAQAIVDSGLQADVLFGPAYKGIPLAAVTAAALADHHDRDMPYAFNRKEAKTHGEGGNIVGAPLAGDILIIDDVITAGTAIREVMSLIEQSGARAGGVIIALDRQERGQGEQSAIQEVQAQYGMPVVSIVTLEQVLTYLEEHAGGEMLAYAEAVRAYRDRYGITGSR, from the coding sequence GTGGCCACCACTCTACAACCCTATCAGCGCGATTTCATTGCCTTCGCTATTGAGCAGGGCGTGCTCAAGTTTGGCGAGTTCACGCTAAAGTCGGGGCGAGTAAGCCCTTACTTTTTTAATGCCGGCCTGTTTCAAACCGGCCGTGCCTTGGCCAAGTTAGGCCGATTTTACGCTCAAGCGATTGTCGATAGTGGCCTGCAGGCAGATGTGCTGTTTGGCCCAGCCTATAAAGGCATTCCCTTGGCGGCGGTCACCGCCGCGGCCTTAGCCGACCATCACGACCGCGATATGCCCTACGCGTTTAATCGTAAAGAAGCCAAAACCCACGGCGAAGGCGGCAATATTGTCGGCGCGCCACTGGCCGGCGATATTTTGATCATTGATGACGTCATTACGGCCGGTACGGCGATCCGTGAAGTGATGAGCCTGATTGAGCAAAGCGGTGCCCGCGCGGGCGGCGTCATTATTGCGCTAGATCGCCAAGAGCGCGGCCAGGGTGAGCAAAGCGCTATCCAGGAAGTCCAGGCTCAGTACGGCATGCCGGTTGTCAGTATTGTCACCTTAGAGCAAGTGCTTACTTACCTTGAAGAGCATGCTGGCGGCGAAATGCTGGCTTACGCCGAGGCCGTGCGCGCTTATCGCGATCGCTATGGCATCACGGGTAGTCGCTGA
- a CDS encoding tRNA (cytidine(34)-2'-O)-methyltransferase, producing MFEVALFEPRMAPNTGNIMRLVANNGCRLHLIEPLGFDLEEKKLRRAGLDYRDLNNVTRHADFTAFQAAMQGRTLWAITTKGTRAHSDATFAPGDVLLFGSETAGLSPQVHAALPEEHKLRIPMQPNNRSLNLSNAVAIVSYEAWRQQGYAGALGSEQ from the coding sequence ATGTTTGAAGTAGCGCTATTTGAACCGCGTATGGCACCCAACACGGGTAACATTATGCGCCTGGTGGCTAACAATGGCTGCCGATTACATTTAATTGAACCGCTGGGCTTTGATCTCGAAGAGAAAAAGCTGCGGCGCGCCGGGCTAGATTACCGCGATCTCAACAATGTTACCCGCCATGCCGATTTTACGGCGTTTCAAGCGGCGATGCAGGGGCGCACACTATGGGCGATTACTACCAAAGGTACCCGTGCTCACAGTGACGCGACCTTCGCTCCGGGCGACGTATTGCTGTTCGGTTCAGAAACCGCAGGGCTTTCACCCCAGGTGCACGCTGCGCTGCCTGAAGAACACAAGCTGCGCATCCCCATGCAGCCCAATAACCGTAGTTTGAACCTTTCCAACGCGGTGGCCATCGTTAGCTATGAAGCGTGGCGCCAGCAAGGCTATGCTGGCGCATTAGGCAGTGAACAATAG
- the rep gene encoding DNA helicase Rep, which produces MTPQPPKSILSRIKGLNPRQQEAVRYIDGPCLVLAGAGSGKTSVITTKIAYLVQECGMSARKIAAVTFTNKAAREMKERVGQMLKGKEGHGLTVSTFHNLGLNIIRGELKTLGYKPGFSLFDPEDAKALLRDLMNKDAQVDAEQINAVQAKISTWKNDLVLPSDALSFAADDDEHFAARVYEAYVRHLKAYNAVDFDDLILLPVVLLQRDPEALARWRNKIHYMLVDEYQDTNVSQYLLVKLLMAERATFTVVGDDDQSIYAWRGARPENLVTLGEDFPRLKVVKLEQNYRSTGTILRAANTLIANNPHVYDKTLWSDMGDGAPIRVIVNRHEEAESERVASEMLTRRIKEKAEWRDFAVLYRGNFQARLLELKLQHYQIPYKLSGGTSFFSRNEIKDTMAYLRLLINPADDNAFLRIVNVPRREIGPGTLEKLANYATERSISLFAACHELGLEQTLPTRAVERLSRFTHFIDGVRKRMDQDDAIAAIRDMLRDMDYEAWLYQNASAPTVAERRMANVWILIDQLEKSLNRDPEDADDSTATETDGVEAAISRLVLRDILEQQAEEDDSDRVQLLTMHASKGLEFPHVYLMGLEEDLLPHRNAIEMETVEEERRLAYVGITRARRTLTLTLARQRKAYGELMDCQPSRFLDELPADDLEWEGRADKEDPEKKQARGQDAIAGLRSLLG; this is translated from the coding sequence ATGACGCCCCAACCGCCAAAGAGCATTCTTAGCCGCATTAAAGGGCTAAACCCGCGCCAGCAGGAAGCGGTGCGCTATATCGATGGCCCCTGTTTGGTCTTGGCGGGCGCAGGGTCTGGTAAAACCAGCGTTATTACCACCAAAATTGCCTATCTGGTGCAAGAGTGCGGCATGAGCGCGCGCAAAATAGCGGCGGTTACCTTTACCAATAAGGCCGCCCGGGAGATGAAAGAGCGCGTTGGGCAAATGCTGAAGGGCAAAGAGGGCCACGGGCTAACGGTATCGACGTTTCACAATCTGGGCCTGAATATTATTCGCGGCGAGCTAAAAACGCTGGGCTACAAGCCGGGCTTTTCGTTGTTCGACCCGGAAGATGCCAAAGCACTGCTGCGCGATTTGATGAACAAAGACGCTCAGGTAGACGCTGAGCAGATCAACGCCGTGCAAGCCAAAATATCCACGTGGAAGAACGATTTAGTGCTGCCCAGTGATGCGCTTTCGTTTGCCGCGGATGATGACGAGCACTTTGCCGCACGGGTTTATGAAGCTTACGTACGCCACTTGAAAGCCTATAACGCGGTGGATTTCGACGACCTGATTCTACTGCCAGTGGTACTTCTACAACGCGATCCAGAGGCACTGGCCCGCTGGCGGAACAAAATCCACTACATGCTAGTGGATGAGTACCAGGACACTAACGTTTCCCAGTACCTGTTGGTGAAACTGCTAATGGCGGAGCGGGCTACCTTTACCGTGGTCGGCGACGACGATCAGTCGATCTACGCGTGGCGCGGCGCACGGCCTGAAAACCTGGTGACCCTTGGCGAAGACTTTCCACGCCTGAAAGTGGTTAAGCTGGAGCAGAACTACCGCTCGACCGGCACTATTCTGCGTGCGGCCAATACGTTAATTGCCAATAACCCACACGTTTACGATAAAACCCTATGGTCGGATATGGGCGATGGCGCGCCTATCCGGGTCATCGTCAACCGCCATGAAGAGGCGGAGTCAGAGCGGGTAGCCAGCGAGATGCTGACTCGGCGCATCAAAGAGAAGGCAGAATGGCGAGATTTTGCGGTGCTCTATCGGGGTAATTTTCAGGCACGTTTATTAGAGCTCAAGCTGCAGCATTACCAAATTCCCTACAAGCTTTCCGGTGGAACGTCGTTTTTCTCTCGCAACGAGATCAAGGACACCATGGCCTATCTGCGGCTGTTAATTAATCCCGCCGATGACAATGCCTTTTTACGCATTGTGAACGTGCCCCGCCGTGAAATCGGCCCAGGCACGCTGGAAAAGCTGGCCAACTATGCAACAGAACGCTCTATCTCGCTGTTTGCTGCCTGCCACGAGCTGGGGTTAGAACAAACGCTGCCAACTCGGGCCGTGGAGCGGCTTTCTCGCTTTACTCACTTTATTGATGGCGTGCGCAAGCGTATGGATCAAGACGATGCCATCGCGGCCATTCGCGATATGCTACGCGATATGGATTACGAAGCCTGGCTGTACCAAAACGCCAGTGCCCCGACTGTCGCTGAACGGCGCATGGCCAACGTATGGATTTTGATTGATCAGCTAGAAAAGTCGCTAAACCGCGACCCCGAAGATGCTGATGATTCCACTGCGACGGAAACCGATGGCGTCGAAGCTGCTATTTCGCGCTTAGTGCTTCGAGATATTCTTGAGCAACAGGCCGAAGAAGACGACTCCGATCGTGTGCAACTACTCACTATGCATGCCTCGAAAGGGCTGGAGTTTCCCCATGTGTATTTGATGGGCTTAGAGGAAGACTTGCTGCCCCACCGTAACGCTATTGAAATGGAGACGGTAGAAGAAGAGCGCCGCTTGGCTTATGTCGGCATCACCCGGGCAAGACGCACGTTAACGCTGACGCTAGCCCGCCAGCGTAAAGCGTATGGTGAACTGATGGATTGCCAGCCCAGCCGCTTTTTAGACGAACTGCCCGCTGATGATTTGGAGTGGGAGGGACGCGCCGATAAGGAAGACCCCGAGAAAAAGCAGGCACGCGGGCAAGACGCGATTGCCGGGCTACGTTCTCTGTTGGGTTAA
- a CDS encoding c-type cytochrome produces MKSKLIMSGLAALGVMAGTSGAYAQDAARDAIAERLAPVGQLCLQGQDCGTAAAPAAASGGGEIDGAGIYNRICMACHETGAAGAPVRADEAAWAERTEQGFATLLEHAINGIGAMPARGGNPNLSDEEMEAAVAYMVEPVMEVPELGGGEEEASAEATEEGASDDTAVAEDSGAGEETTDAAASEEEAVASEEEASSGGSGLDGEALYASAGCVACHAAGVAGAPKLGDAEAWGPRIEQGTDALYQSVFNGKGVMPPRGGSSASDEEIMAVVDYMVSAVQ; encoded by the coding sequence GTGAAATCTAAGCTGATCATGAGCGGGCTGGCGGCCCTAGGCGTCATGGCAGGCACATCCGGTGCTTATGCCCAAGACGCAGCACGTGACGCAATCGCTGAGCGCCTAGCGCCGGTCGGTCAACTTTGCTTGCAAGGTCAAGACTGTGGTACCGCAGCAGCACCGGCCGCCGCTAGTGGCGGTGGTGAGATCGATGGCGCTGGTATCTATAACCGTATTTGTATGGCGTGCCACGAAACTGGCGCTGCTGGCGCTCCGGTGCGTGCTGATGAAGCCGCATGGGCTGAACGTACTGAGCAAGGCTTTGCCACGTTATTAGAGCATGCCATCAACGGTATTGGTGCAATGCCTGCTCGAGGCGGCAACCCCAACCTTTCTGACGAAGAGATGGAAGCGGCGGTGGCTTACATGGTTGAGCCTGTCATGGAAGTTCCCGAGCTAGGGGGCGGTGAAGAAGAAGCATCTGCTGAGGCGACTGAAGAGGGCGCCAGCGACGATACGGCTGTGGCAGAGGATAGCGGTGCCGGTGAAGAGACAACTGACGCTGCAGCTAGTGAAGAAGAAGCAGTCGCCAGTGAAGAAGAAGCTTCTAGTGGTGGCAGCGGTTTAGATGGTGAAGCGCTTTATGCCAGTGCTGGTTGTGTGGCTTGCCATGCTGCCGGTGTCGCTGGCGCGCCCAAGCTAGGTGATGCCGAAGCGTGGGGCCCGCGTATCGAGCAGGGTACCGATGCGCTCTACCAAAGTGTATTTAACGGCAAAGGCGTGATGCCGCCACGCGGTGGCAGCAGTGCCTCTGACGAAGAGATCATGGCCGTTGTCGATTACATGGTCTCAGCAGTGCAATAA
- a CDS encoding GNAT family N-acetyltransferase, protein MTRHSSFGHRSLACAVKQCPPEQRREALLHLAAVHDPTQQPALQHALSTIKAGSDAVWQGLWIATQAGHIEAAAWVQPLANQTAQLWLPRQHNSATDALLKALQGWVNEQPIALCHVALADDATHWETPLVAHNMRVLAILEHLIWPCQTVQSLANLLTLSPFAELSPAQQRALVADVSEGSLDCPGLREALTIDTLLAGFYDQAPQAPQHWYQVRHQGQTVGVLLLAPNPMTQRWSLQLMGLLPEWRGGGMGKAMIQQAQALASQSGASDITLTVDAQNIPAKRVYAQAGFTRYAQQRLLAWC, encoded by the coding sequence ATGACACGTCATTCTTCTTTCGGCCACCGCTCCTTAGCCTGCGCAGTAAAGCAGTGCCCACCTGAACAACGGCGTGAAGCATTACTGCATTTAGCTGCGGTGCATGATCCTACGCAGCAGCCTGCATTACAGCATGCCTTATCAACGATAAAAGCTGGCTCTGACGCTGTTTGGCAGGGCCTTTGGATAGCCACCCAAGCGGGCCATATCGAAGCTGCCGCCTGGGTACAGCCATTGGCTAATCAAACGGCACAGCTTTGGCTGCCCAGGCAACATAATTCGGCAACTGATGCGCTGTTGAAAGCCTTGCAGGGCTGGGTAAACGAGCAGCCGATAGCGCTATGTCATGTGGCGTTAGCCGACGATGCGACCCACTGGGAAACGCCACTAGTCGCCCACAACATGCGGGTACTTGCCATCCTGGAGCACCTAATATGGCCGTGCCAAACCGTTCAGTCGCTCGCTAACCTGCTAACGCTAAGCCCCTTTGCTGAATTGTCTCCCGCGCAACAGAGGGCGCTGGTAGCGGACGTTAGTGAAGGCTCGTTAGACTGCCCAGGGCTTCGCGAAGCGCTCACCATTGACACCTTGCTTGCTGGATTTTATGACCAAGCGCCGCAGGCACCACAGCATTGGTATCAAGTGCGGCATCAAGGGCAAACCGTCGGCGTGCTGTTACTGGCGCCTAACCCTATGACCCAGCGCTGGTCATTGCAGTTGATGGGGTTGTTGCCTGAGTGGCGTGGCGGGGGAATGGGCAAGGCAATGATTCAACAAGCGCAGGCGTTGGCTAGCCAGTCGGGAGCCAGTGACATCACGCTGACCGTTGATGCGCAGAATATCCCCGCAAAGCGTGTATATGCTCAGGCAGGGTTTACGCGTTATGCTCAGCAGCGTTTACTGGCTTGGTGTTAA
- a CDS encoding response regulator transcription factor: protein MRILLVEDDPSLALGIRMALKPEHYTVDHLADGNNALHALKNEPFDAVILDLGLPTIDGMEVLRAIRQHGSQLPILVLTARDAMDNRIEGLDAGADDYLTKPFEVAELKARLRALLRRSQGQASGLLSCRGISLDPQTLQVSYQHQVITLSRRELTLLQEFMSHPGRVFTRDTLTRLVYGWEEDVESNAIEVHIHHLRRKLFPEVIRTVRGIGYVMDKS, encoded by the coding sequence ATGCGCATTTTACTGGTTGAGGACGACCCGAGTTTGGCGTTAGGGATTCGTATGGCGCTAAAACCTGAGCACTATACGGTAGATCATTTAGCCGATGGCAATAACGCGCTCCACGCGCTTAAAAATGAACCCTTTGATGCGGTCATCCTAGACCTTGGTTTGCCGACGATTGATGGAATGGAAGTGCTGCGCGCTATTCGGCAGCATGGCAGCCAACTGCCGATTTTGGTTCTGACCGCCCGCGATGCGATGGATAACCGTATAGAAGGATTGGATGCGGGTGCCGATGACTACCTCACTAAACCTTTCGAAGTAGCAGAATTAAAAGCGCGTCTGCGTGCTTTGTTGCGCCGTAGCCAAGGACAAGCCAGCGGCTTGCTCAGCTGTCGCGGGATTAGCCTGGATCCGCAGACCTTACAGGTGAGTTATCAACATCAAGTGATCACACTTTCGCGCCGTGAGCTAACGCTACTGCAGGAGTTTATGAGCCACCCAGGTCGCGTGTTCACCCGCGATACCTTAACGCGATTAGTCTACGGCTGGGAGGAAGATGTCGAAAGCAACGCTATCGAAGTGCATATCCACCATTTACGGCGAAAGCTGTTTCCTGAGGTCATCCGCACCGTAAGAGGGATCGGCTATGTCATGGATAAATCGTGA